One Candidatus Campbellbacteria bacterium genomic window carries:
- a CDS encoding transposase: MRKTKFVTGEYYHIYNRGTDKRDIFLCEDDIQRFFLGMSEFNSTELTGSIYERKLVKKKLGSLAPKGLPLVMFVAYCLNPNHYHFVIKQIAENGVSKFMHRLGSGYTNYFNEKYKRSGGLFQGTYKAIHISSNEYLLHLSVYVNLNFKVHGLGSLAPKLYRSSWGEYIGGGEEKEQFCMKEIILDQFSARQDYETYCKETLIDIVQRKENKKGLQELLLEA, from the coding sequence ATGAGAAAAACCAAATTTGTGACAGGAGAGTATTACCACATATACAATCGTGGAACAGACAAGCGCGATATCTTTTTGTGTGAAGATGACATACAGAGATTTTTTCTCGGCATGTCCGAATTTAATTCGACCGAGCTGACTGGAAGCATCTACGAGCGTAAACTTGTAAAGAAAAAACTTGGGAGCTTAGCTCCCAAAGGGTTACCGCTTGTTATGTTTGTTGCTTATTGTCTCAATCCAAATCACTACCATTTCGTAATTAAACAGATTGCTGAAAACGGTGTCTCCAAATTCATGCATCGGCTAGGATCCGGCTATACAAATTATTTTAATGAGAAATATAAAAGAAGTGGGGGCTTGTTTCAGGGTACGTATAAAGCAATACACATCTCTTCAAATGAATATTTACTGCATCTTAGTGTTTATGTGAATTTAAATTTCAAAGTTCATGGACTTGGGAGCTTGGCTCCCAAGTTATATAGGTCAAGTTGGGGCGAGTATATCGGAGGGGGAGAAGAAAAAGAACAGTTTTGTATGAAGGAAATTATTTTGGACCAGTTTTCCGCTCGACAGGACTATGAAACATATTGCAAAGAGACACTTATAGATATTGTTCAAAGAAAGGAAAATAAAAAAGGTTTGCAGGAGCTTCTTTTGGAAGCCTAG
- a CDS encoding RNA-binding protein — protein sequence MTEGAKLYVGNLSYDTSDQTLGQYFGQAGTVVSATIIKDKMTGRSKGFGFVEMGSVDEANKAIEMFHEKDYEGRPLTVNVARPMTERAPRKFNDNDKSW from the coding sequence ATGACGGAAGGAGCAAAATTGTACGTCGGCAACTTGAGTTACGACACAAGTGATCAAACACTTGGTCAGTACTTTGGACAAGCCGGCACGGTTGTTTCGGCAACTATTATCAAAGACAAAATGACTGGTCGTTCAAAAGGCTTTGGATTCGTCGAAATGGGTAGTGTTGACGAAGCAAACAAGGCGATTGAGATGTTCCACGAGAAAGACTACGAAGGACGTCCTCTCACTGTGAACGTTGCGCGTCCTATGACGGAACGAGCACCGCGAAAATTCAACGACAACGATAAAAGTTGGTAG